The proteins below come from a single Desulfocurvibacter africanus subsp. africanus DSM 2603 genomic window:
- a CDS encoding DeoR/GlpR family DNA-binding transcription regulator, producing MDKRVKRHKALMDFISERGFATIEDLSRHFVVTPQTMRKDINMLAEAGKIQRFHGGAGVPLGSENILYDQRKAMFMEEKQRIGKLCAQHIPEGASLLINIGTTTEEVAKALLEHKKLRIVTNSLNVASICARNPENDVVVAGGTVRHRDHGIVGSSAERFIREFRVDYGIIGISGIDEDGSILDYDYREVAVARTIIESSRHVYLVTDNSKFGRPAMVRVGHLSELTAIFTNAPLPDRWKKLVQEAGVELYLA from the coding sequence ATGGATAAACGGGTAAAACGACACAAGGCGCTCATGGACTTCATTTCCGAGCGCGGCTTCGCCACCATCGAAGATCTTTCTCGCCATTTCGTGGTCACTCCCCAGACCATGCGCAAGGACATCAACATGCTGGCCGAGGCGGGGAAGATCCAGCGATTCCATGGTGGCGCGGGTGTTCCGCTGGGTTCGGAGAACATCCTCTATGACCAGCGCAAGGCCATGTTCATGGAGGAGAAGCAAAGAATCGGAAAGCTCTGCGCGCAGCACATTCCAGAGGGAGCCTCCCTACTCATCAATATCGGCACGACGACCGAGGAGGTCGCCAAGGCCCTCCTGGAGCATAAGAAGCTGCGCATCGTCACGAACAGCCTGAACGTGGCTTCGATCTGCGCCCGCAATCCCGAAAACGACGTCGTGGTAGCCGGCGGCACGGTGCGTCACCGCGACCACGGGATTGTCGGTTCGAGCGCCGAGCGGTTCATCCGCGAGTTCCGTGTGGACTACGGCATCATCGGCATTTCGGGCATAGACGAGGACGGCAGCATCCTTGATTACGACTACAGGGAAGTAGCCGTGGCGCGCACGATCATCGAAAGCTCCCGGCACGTGTACCTTGTGACGGACAATTCCAAATTCGGGCGTCCCGCCATGGTCAGGGTGGGGCACCTCTCGGAACTCACGGCCATCTTCACCAACGCCCCCCTGCCCGACCGCTGGAAAAAACTAGTGCAGGAGGCCGGGGTAGAACTGTACTTGGCCTGA